The following are encoded together in the Salvia hispanica cultivar TCC Black 2014 chromosome 6, UniMelb_Shisp_WGS_1.0, whole genome shotgun sequence genome:
- the LOC125192078 gene encoding uncharacterized protein LOC125192078: MLHIIAMVVMTLMLMTSVGGRREYESAVGDPGMKRDGLRVAIEAWNQCNEVHEEAPNMGSPRQADCFDLVRPSQSQYKLAHKVRRKENKLGVKQATIDGMEVIDCNKFAAWKELLLAEKCKVRDHPRPWHFWMVMLKSGNMDTEAAICPKDGTKSLAFAPEPRFPCFGEGCMNMPSIHHRYTHLTGKRNRTMHMKGGFFGTWDLDADMGTAAVKENVSYYSITWEKSVGKGGWVFKHVLKTSPKYPWLMLYLRSDATRGFSGGYHYQTRGMTKIVPRSPDFQVRFTLDIEQGGGNQSQFYLMDIGGCWKNDGRACDGNVTSDVTRYSEMIINPSIMAWCTPHNLSLCPPYHTFSNGSRVHRTDEARFPYDAYHVYCSPGNAKHLEAPYNLCDAYSNPQPQEILQILPHPVWGEYGYPTKKGEGWIGDSRTWELDVGRLSHSLYFYQDPGTEPVVRHWPSVDVGTEIYVSGNEIAKWSLSNFDILVPK, encoded by the exons ATGTTGCATATTATAGCGATGGTGGTCATGACATTAATGTTGATGACGAGTGTTGgtggacgaagagagtatgaATCAGCTGTTGGTGATCCCGGGATGAAACGAGACGGCCTTAGAGTCGCCATTGAAGCGTGGAATCAATGCAATGAAGTTCATGAAGAAGCTCCCAACATGGGCAGTCCCAGACAGGCCGATTGCTTCGATCTCGTCCGTCCATCCCAATCACAAT ATAAATTAGCTCACAAGGTGAGGAGGAAGGAGAACAAGCTTGGAGTGAAACAAGCTACAATAGATGGAATGGAAGTAATAGATTGCAACAAATTTGCAGCATGGAAAGAGTTATTATTAGCTGAAAAATGCAAAGTGAGAGACCATCCAAGGCCATGGCATTTTTGGATGGTGATGCTCAAGAGTGGCAACATGGACACTGAAGCAGCTATCTGCCCCAAGGATGGCACAAAATCCTTGGCTTTCGCCCCCGAGCCTCGCTTCCCCTGCTTCGGGGAGGGGTGCATGAACATGCCATCCATCCACCACCGCTACACGCACCTTACTGGAAAGAGGAATCGGACTATGCATATGAAGGGAGGATTTTTCGGGACGTGGGATTTGGATGCAGACATGGGCACAGCTGCTGttaaggaaaatgtgtcataCTATTCTATCACTTGGGAGAAGAGTGTTGGGAAAGGAGGTTGGGTTTTCAAACATGTGTTGAAAACATCACCAAAGTATCCATGGCTCATGCTTTATTTGAGATCAGATGCTACAAGAGGCTTCTCTGGTGGCTACCATTATCAAACTAGAGGAATGACTAAGATT gTTCCAAGATCACCCGATTTCCAAGTGAGGTTTACACTAGACATTGAGCAAGGAGGAGGAAACCAGAGCCAGTTCTACCTAATGGACATCGGAGGGTGCTGGAAGAACGATGGGAGGGCGTGTGACGGGAATGTAACGAGCGATGTGACTCGTTATAGCGAGATGATCATAAACCCTAGCATTATGGCTTGGTGCACCCCGCACAATCTTAGCCTGTGCCCACCTTATCACACCTTCTCCAACGGGAGCCGGGTGCACCGCACTGATGAGGCGCGTTTCCCCTACGACGCGTACCATGTCTACTGCTCCCCGGGCAATGCCAAGCACCTCGAGGCGCCTTACAACTTGTGTGATGCATACAGCAACCCACAGCCTCAGGAAATCCTCCAGATTCTGCCTCATCCTGTTTGGGGAGAGTATGGATATCCAACCAAGAAAGGAGAGGGTTGGATTGGAGATTCAAGGACTTGGGAGCTTGATGTTGGAAGGCTCTCCCACTCACTTTACTTCTATCAG GATCCGGGGACCGAGCCTGTGGTTCGGCATTGGCCATCGGTAGATGTTGGGACTGAGATTTATGTGAGTGGGAATGAAATTGCAAAATGGAGCCTTAGCAACTTTGATATTCTTGTGCCAAAATGA
- the LOC125193954 gene encoding trifunctional UDP-glucose 4,6-dehydratase/UDP-4-keto-6-deoxy-D-glucose 3,5-epimerase/UDP-4-keto-L-rhamnose-reductase RHM1 — translation MSNFTPKNILITGAAGFIASHVANRLIRNYPEYKIVVLDKLDYCSNLKNLLPSKSSPNFKFVKGDIGSADLVNYLLITENIDTIMHFAAQTHVDNSFGNSFEFTKNNIYGTHVLLEACKVTGQIRRFIHVSTDEVYGETEEDAVVGNHEASQLLPTNPYSATKAGAEMLVMAYGRSYGLPVITTRGNNVYGPNQFPEKLIPKFILLAMRGKTLPIHGDGSNVRSYLYCEDVAEAFEVVLHKGEVGHVYNIGTKKERRVIDVARDMCKLFNMDPEKSIEFVDNRPFNDQRYFLDDQKLKNLGWSERTTWEEGLKKTMEWYTSNPDWWGDVSGALLPHPRMLMMPGGIERNFDGAEQYESGKSEFTGNATQDMVVPPSKTGQSAEKPAFKFLIYGRTGWIGGLLGKLCEKQGIAYEYGKGRLENRQQILADILAVKPTHVLNAAGLTGRPNVDWCESHKTETIRVNVAGTLTLADVCREHGLLMLNFATGCIFEYDTAHPEGSGIGYKEEDTPNFIGSFYSKTKAMVEELLKEYDNVCTLRVRMPISSDLSNPRNFITKISKYNKVVNIPNSMTILDELLPIAIEMAKRNLRGIWNFTNPGVVSHNEILDMYKQYIDPDFKYTNFTLEAQAKVIIAPRSNNEMDALKLKKEFPELLSIKESLIKYVFEPNRKTPAK, via the exons ATGTCGAATTTCACCCCGAAAAACATCCTCATCACTGGAGCTGCGGGATTCATCGCTTCTCATGTCGCCAACAGGCTTATCAGGAACTACCCTGAGTACAAGATTGTCGTGCTCGACAAGCTTGATTACTGCTCCAACCTCAAGAACCTCCTTCCTTCAAAATCCTCTCCCAACTTCAAGTTTGTCAAGGGAGACATCGGTAGCGCTGACCTTGTCAATTACCTTCTCATCACCGAGAACATTGATACTATAATGCATTTTGCTGCCCAGACCCATGTCGATAATTCCTTTGGTAACAGTTTTGAGTTCACCAAGAACAATATCTATGGCACCCATGTCCTCTTAGAGGCCTGCAAGGTCACCGGGCAGATTAGAAGGTTTATCCATGTTAGCACGGACGAGGTCTATGGAGAGACTGAGGAGGATGCTGTTGTTGGGAACCATGAGGCCTCCCAGCTCCTGCCGACAAACCCTTACTCTGCAACAAAGGCCGGGGCTGAGATGCTTGTTATGGCATATGGTAGATCTTATGGATTGCCTGTCATTACGACCCGAGGCAATAATGTTTACGGCCCCAATCAGTTTCCTGAAAAGCTGATTCCTAAGTTCATCCTCTTGGCCATGAGAGGGAAAACTCTTCCTATCCATGGCGACGGATCCAATGTTCGAAGTTACCTCTATTGCGAGGATGTTGCGGAGGCCTTTGAGGTCGTTCTCCACAAGGGAGAAGTCGGTCATGTTTACAACATTGGGACGAAGAAGGAGAGGAGGGTCATTGATGTTGCCAGAGACATGTGCAAGCTGTTCAACATGGATCCCGAAAAGAGCATTGAGTTCGTGGATAACAGGCCGTTTAATGATCAGCGGTATTTCCTGGATGACCAGAAACTGAAGAACTTGGGTTGGTCAGAGAGGACCACTTGGGAGGAGGGACTGAAGAAGACGATGGAGTGGTATACCAGCAATCCCGATTGGTGGGGCGATGTATCCGGTGCATTGCTTCCTCATCCTAGGATGCTAATGATGCCTGGTGGGATCGAGAGGAATTTTGATGGAGCTGAGCAGTACGAGTCTGGAAAGTCCGAATTCACTGGTAACGCTACTCAAGATATGGTTGTGCCACCTTCCAAAACCGGCCAATCAGCAGAGAAACCTGCCTTTAAGTTCTTGATATATGGTAGAACTGGGTGGATTGGTGGTTTGCTCGGAAAATTGTGCGAGAAACAGGGAATTGCATACGAGTATGGGAAAGGGCGTCTTGAGAACCGGCAACAGATTTTGGCGGACATTCTTGCTGTGAAGCCAACACATGTTTTGAATGCAGCTGGTTTAACTGGAAGACCTAACGTTGATTGGTGTGAAAGCCACAAGACTGAGACAATTCGCGTCAATGTTGCTGGCACATTGACCTTGGCTGATGTGTGCAGAGAGCACGGACTACTCATGCTGAACTTTGCCACTGGGTGCATTTTCGAATATGACACTGCACACCCTGAGGGTTCTGGTATCGGATACAAGGAGGAAGACACACCCAATTTCATCGGATCTTTCTATTCCAAGACGAAGGCAATG GTGGAGGAGCTCTTGAAAGAATACGACAATGTCTGCACGCTGAGAGTCCGGATGCCGATATCTTCGGACCTGAGCAACCCACGCAATTTCATCACCAAGATCTCGAAGTACAACAAGGTGGTCAACATCCCCAACAGCATGACAATCTTGGATGAGCTTCTTCCGATTGCAATTGAGATGGCGAAGCGGAACCTCAGAGGCATCTGGAACTTCACCAATCCGGGCGTTGTCAGCCACAACGAGATTCTGGATATGTACAAGCAATATATTGACCCGGATTTCAAATACACCAACTTCACTCTCGAGGCGCAAGCGAAGGTTATCATTGCTCCCAGAAGCAACAATGAGATGGATGCTTTGAAACTGAAGAAAGAGTTCCCCGAGCTGCTCTCGATCAAGGAGTCATTGATCAAGTACGTATTTGAACCAAACAGGAAAACCCCGGCAAAGTGA
- the LOC125196051 gene encoding alpha,alpha-trehalose-phosphate synthase [UDP-forming] 1-like, producing the protein MSGNKCNGNSQVLSTRIGRLLRARELKKNNRNDGSSIPEIDVSRNSHVNVDQYPETTAQNFIDGWERPDGKPTKQRLLVVANRLPVSAVRRGEDSWSLEISAGGLVSALLGVKEFEARWIGWAGVNVPDEVGKKALTAALAEKKCIPVFLDEEIVHQYYNGYCNNILWPLFHYLGLPQEDRLATTRSFQSQFEAYQKANQMFADVVNNHYEEGDVVWCHDYHLMFLPKYLKEYNSKMKVGWFLHTPFPSSEIHRTLPSRSELLRAVLMADLVGFHTYDYARHFVSACTRILGLEGTPEGVEDQGRLTRVAAFPIGIDSERFMRALEMPGVQENIKELKERFSGRKVMLGVDRLDMIKGIPQKILAFEKFLEENPDWCDKVVLLQIAVPTRTDVPEYQKLTSQVHEIVGRINGKFGTLTAVPIHHLDRSLDFPALCALYAVTDVALVTSLRDGMNLVSYEFVACQDSKRGVLILSEFAGAAQSLGAGAILVNPWNITEVAAAIDQALNMPAEEREKRHRHNFEHVTTHTAQQWAEFFVSELNDTVIEAQQRIRKVPPPLEFNDAIGRYLQSNKRLLILGFNATLTELVDTPGRRGDQIKEMELKLHPELRKPLASLCEDPNTIVVVLSGSERSVLDENFGDFKMWLAAENGMFLRSTEKGKEQWMTTMPEHLNMDWVDSVKHVLEYFTERTPRSHFERRETLLVWNYKYSDSEFGRLQARDMLQHLWTGPISNSSVDVVQGSRTVEVRAVGVTKGAAIDRILGEIVHSKAISTPIDFVMCVGHFFGKDEDVYTFFEPELPPDNLAFSRCKVSEAAKRQTPPARPHPNADKKSASSRRASQENTCLNVLDLKKDNYFSVAVGRTRTNARYVLNNSDDVVSFLKELAEAAATPTPTPTYSSH; encoded by the exons ATGTCTGGCAATAAGTGTAACGGAAACTCACAAGTGCTCAGCACCCGAATTGGAAGGCTCTTGAGAGCGAGAGAGCTGAAAAAGAACAACAGGAATGATGGCAGCTCCATTCCTGAGATAGATGTATCAAGGAATTCCCATGTCAATGTGGACCAGTATCCAGAAACTACTGCACAGAATTTTATCGATGGGTGGGAAAGGCCCGATGGGAAACCGACCAAACAGAGGTTGCTAGTGGTTGCCAATAGGCTGCCTGTATCTGCAGTCAGGCGGGGCGAGGATTCGTGGTCGTTGGAGATAAGTGCAGGCGGTCTAGTTAGTGCTCTTTTGG GGGTGAAGGAGTTCGAGGCAAGATGGATTGGTTGGGCGGGTGTGAATGTGCCAGATGAGGTCGGGAAGAAGGCGCTCACTGCCGCTCTTGCTGAGAAG AAGTGTATTCCTGTCTTCCTCGATGAGGAGATTGTTCATCAGTATTACAATGGCTACTGCAACAATATACTGTGGCCTCTGTTCCATTATCTCGGACTCCCACAAGAGGACCGTCTTGCAACCACGAGGAGTTTCCAGTCGCAGTTTGAAGCGTATCAGAAGGCAAACCAGATGTTTGCTGATGTTGTGAACAATCATTATGAGGAGGGTGATGTTGTTTGGTGTCACGACTACCACCTCATGTTTCTACCAAAATATCTCAAGGAGTATAACAGCAAGATGAAAGTTGGATGGTTTCTTCACACCCCGTTTCCATCATCTGAAATCCACCGTACTTTGCCATCCCGGTCTGAACTTCTACGTGCAGTTCTGATGGCTGATTTAGTGGG ATTCCATACATATGATTATGCAAGACATTTTGTGAGTGCTTGCACTCGTATTCTTGGACTTGAAGGTACTCCTGAAGGTGTAGAGGATCAAGGTAGACTCACTCGTGTTGCTGCG TTTCCAATAGGGATTGATTCGGAAAGGTTCATGCGGGCTCTAGAAATGCCTGGAGTCCAGGAGAATATTAAAGAACTGAAAGAGAGATTTTCTGGAAGAAAG GTAATGCTGGGTGTGGACCGTCTCGATATGATAAAAGGAATACCTCAAAAGATATTAGCTTTTGAGAAATTTCTGGAGGAAAACCCAGACTGGTGTGATAAAGTGGTATTGCTTCAAATTGCTGTGCCAACAAGAACTGATGTTCCTGAAT ATCAAAAACTTACGAGCCAAGTCCATGAAATTGTTGGACGAATCAACGGAAAATTTGGAACTCTGACTGCTGTTCCTATTCATCATCTG GATCGTTCTCTTGACTTTCCTGCACTGTGTGCATTGTATGCTGTCACTG ATGTAGCACTTGTCACTTCTTTGCGGGATGGAATGAATCTCGTCAGCTATGAGTTTGTGGCATGTCAAGATTCCAAGCGGGGGGTTCTCATCCTCAGCGAA TTTGCTGGAGCAGCACAGTCCCTTGGTGCTGGCGCAATTCTCGTGAATCCGTGGAACATTACGGAAGTCGCTGCAGCAATAGACCAGGCTTTGAATATGCCTGctgaagaaagagagaaacgCCATAGGCATAACTTTGAGCATGTCACAACTCATACTGCTCAGCAGTGGGCTGAATTCTTCGTAAG TGAACTCAATGATACTGTTATTGAAGCTCAGCAGAGAATAAGAAAAGTTCCGCCCCCTCTTGAATTCAATGATGCCATCGGCCGTTACTTGCAGTCTAACAAACGATTACTCATACTG GGTTTCAATGCTACACTTACGGAGCTAGTGGACACGCCAGGGAGAAGGGGAGATCAGATCAAAGAAATGGAATTAAAACTGCATCCTGAGTTGAGGAAGCCTCTGGCATCACTTTGCGAGGATCCAAACACTATAGTCGTGGTGCTTAGTGGAAGCGAAAGATCCGTCCTTGACGAG AACTTCGGGGATTTCAAAATGTGGTTGGCAGCTGAAAATGGGATGTTCCTGCGATCAACAGAGAAGGGAAAGGAGCAATGGATGACGACGATGCCAGAGCACTTGAATATGGATTGGGTTGACAGTGTGAAG CATGTGCTCGAGTACTTCACTGAACGAACACCGAGATCACATTTTGAACGCCGCGAGACTTTGCTCGTATGGAACTATAAGTATTCAG ATTCTGAGTTCGGAAGGCTGCAAGCCAGAGACATGCTGCAGCATCTGTGGACGGGTCCGATCTCCAACTCGTCGGTGGACGTGGTCCAAGGCAGCCGCACGGTGGAGGTGCGAGCAGTTGGTGTGACAAAG GGAGCAGCCATTGACCGTATACTGGGAGAGATCGTACACAGTAAAGCCATCTCTACTCCGATAGACTTCGTCATGTGCGTCGGCCATTTCTTCGGAAAG GATGAGGATGTGTACACATTTTTCGAGCCGGAACTTCCACCCGATAACTTGGCTTTTTCGAGATGCAAGGTGAGCGAGGCGGCCAAGAGGCAAACTCCGCCAGCGAGGCCTCACCCCAACGCCGACAAGAAATCGGCGAGCAGCAGACGGGCGTCGCAAGAAAACACTTGTTTGAATGTGCTTGATCTAAAAAAGGACAACTACTTCTCGGTGGCGGTGGGGCGGACGCGAACGAACGCACGCTATGTTCTCAACAACTCCGACGACGTCGTATCGTTCCTCAAGGAGTTGGCGGAGGCAGCAGCCACACCCACACCCACACCCACATACTCTTCACATTGA